Proteins encoded in a region of the Petroclostridium xylanilyticum genome:
- a CDS encoding response regulator transcription factor, with protein sequence MNNARILITDDEECVRTLIKKSLERENMKVFQAKSGKETLNILQEESFDLIILDVMMGDMNGFDVLKEIRKTDVHTPVIMLSGRGEDYDKILGLGMGADNYITKPFSPAVLCAQVQAIIRRNKEIMNVKENTKKLTVGPFVFNYKTYKCYKNNDELPLTSKETKLMKFFMENPNQVFTKEQLYQNVWEDAIVDDNSIMVYIRHLRAKIEDNPEKPTYIQTVWGIGYRFSVES encoded by the coding sequence ATGAATAATGCCAGAATTTTAATCACCGATGACGAAGAATGTGTTAGGACACTGATTAAAAAAAGTCTTGAACGAGAGAATATGAAAGTATTCCAGGCAAAAAGCGGCAAAGAAACTCTTAACATTTTGCAGGAGGAATCTTTTGATTTGATTATACTTGATGTCATGATGGGTGACATGAATGGTTTCGATGTTTTGAAAGAAATAAGAAAAACTGATGTTCATACTCCTGTGATAATGTTAAGCGGAAGAGGTGAAGACTATGATAAAATTCTCGGTTTAGGCATGGGAGCGGATAATTATATAACAAAACCATTCAGCCCTGCCGTCCTGTGTGCACAGGTTCAAGCCATTATCCGAAGAAATAAGGAAATTATGAATGTAAAGGAAAATACAAAGAAACTCACCGTTGGTCCATTTGTTTTTAATTATAAAACTTATAAGTGCTACAAAAATAACGATGAACTTCCTCTTACATCTAAAGAAACAAAACTAATGAAATTTTTTATGGAAAATCCTAACCAGGTTTTTACAAAAGAACAGCTGTATCAAAATGTATGGGAAGATGCAATTGTCGATGATAACTCAATAATGGTGTATATAAGGCATTTGAGAGCTAAAATCGAAGATAATCCAGAAAAGCC